One stretch of Nitratiruptor tergarcus DSM 16512 DNA includes these proteins:
- the eno gene encoding phosphopyruvate hydratase: MVYIDNIVAQEVLDSRGNPTVKATVILSDGTVASAIVPSGASTGKREALELRDGDERFGGKGVLKACENVEVAIADELVGLSPYNQAEIDAIMKELDGTQNYSKLGANAVLGVSMAVARAAAKSLHLPLYRYLGGSNGVIVPTPMLNIINGGAHADNDVDLQEYMIMPTGFDSFKEALRASSEIYHTLKKLLAEDGHPTALGDEGGFAPNFKNNEEPIEYILKAIEKAGYKPGDEVSIALDAASSEFYKDGKYELKGDGKVLSAEELADFYANLVAKYPIVSLEDGMAEDDWEGWKILTEKLGDKIQLVGDDLFVTNKEILAEGIEKGVANAILIKPNQIGSVSETMETVRLAQRNGYNCVMSHRSGESEDAFIADFAVALNTAQIKTGAPARGERTAKYNRLLEIERDLLYPEYIGKELFRR, from the coding sequence ATGGTATATATTGACAATATTGTAGCCCAAGAAGTTTTGGATAGCCGTGGTAATCCTACTGTCAAAGCGACTGTAATTTTAAGTGATGGCACAGTTGCTAGTGCAATAGTTCCAAGTGGTGCAAGTACTGGTAAGCGAGAAGCTTTGGAACTAAGAGATGGTGATGAGAGATTTGGTGGCAAAGGCGTTTTGAAAGCATGCGAAAATGTAGAAGTTGCTATTGCAGATGAGCTTGTGGGTTTAAGTCCATATAATCAAGCAGAGATTGATGCAATTATGAAAGAGCTTGACGGGACTCAGAACTACTCAAAGCTGGGTGCAAATGCGGTACTTGGAGTCTCTATGGCTGTGGCAAGAGCTGCTGCAAAGAGTTTGCATTTACCACTCTATCGCTACCTTGGAGGATCTAATGGAGTAATTGTACCAACACCGATGCTCAACATCATCAATGGTGGTGCGCATGCTGATAATGATGTGGACTTGCAAGAGTATATGATCATGCCGACAGGATTTGATAGTTTCAAAGAGGCTCTTCGTGCTAGTAGTGAAATCTATCACACGCTCAAAAAACTGTTGGCTGAAGATGGTCATCCAACAGCTCTTGGAGATGAGGGTGGGTTTGCACCAAACTTTAAAAACAATGAAGAGCCTATTGAATATATTTTAAAAGCTATTGAAAAAGCTGGGTATAAGCCAGGCGATGAGGTAAGTATTGCACTTGATGCAGCAAGTAGCGAGTTTTATAAAGATGGAAAATATGAGCTCAAAGGTGATGGAAAAGTATTAAGCGCTGAAGAGCTAGCTGATTTTTATGCCAACTTAGTTGCAAAGTATCCTATTGTCTCTCTTGAAGATGGTATGGCTGAAGATGATTGGGAAGGATGGAAGATCCTTACTGAAAAACTTGGAGATAAGATTCAACTAGTGGGTGATGATCTCTTTGTAACAAATAAAGAGATTTTAGCAGAAGGTATAGAAAAAGGAGTAGCAAACGCAATCCTTATCAAGCCAAACCAGATAGGAAGTGTGAGTGAGACTATGGAAACTGTGCGTTTAGCACAAAGAAATGGATATAATTGTGTTATGAGCCATAGAAGTGGAGAGAGTGAAGATGCTTTTATAGCTGATTTTGCAGTAGCACTCAATACTGCACAAATCAAAACAGGAGCGCCTGCGCGAGGTGAGAGGACAGCAAAATATAATCGTCTCTTAGAGATTGAGCGAGATCTTTTGTATCCTGAATATATAGGTAAAGAGCTTTTTAGACGTTAA
- a CDS encoding magnesium transporter CorA family protein, whose amino-acid sequence MYIVSDEIQKSEEIEIHEDVKEIIFSSPYKEEIIAWLLKHGFHESFIEDIQNEEQSIVYEESESFKLLVFKYFKRSSEHPLYFIDTNIIMIITEKKLFFLCEEKDVIQRIVARFRRRYKKGDSIPYVTYTLIDILIDATMGMVDLVDDKLEIIEDTIFAEEFDEEETQKSLYFARRSLNRISKVSVQENDVINKLYNHYPSTVRKKLKFEFIDLKEHLSFLINESKAYLERTGYLQNLIMGYMSNRMNQTMQRLTGITLIFLPLSFIVGNYGMNFKYMPELEWKYGYFAVWILNIIIALGLYLWLRKKRWI is encoded by the coding sequence ATGTATATTGTAAGTGATGAGATTCAAAAAAGTGAAGAGATAGAGATTCACGAAGATGTTAAAGAGATTATTTTTAGCTCTCCATATAAAGAGGAGATTATAGCTTGGCTTTTAAAGCATGGCTTTCATGAAAGTTTTATAGAAGATATTCAAAACGAAGAGCAAAGTATTGTATATGAAGAGAGTGAAAGTTTTAAATTGCTGGTTTTTAAATATTTCAAACGCAGCAGCGAGCACCCTTTATACTTTATTGATACAAATATCATCATGATAATTACTGAAAAGAAACTCTTTTTCCTCTGTGAAGAAAAAGATGTTATACAGCGTATTGTTGCACGTTTTCGTAGACGCTATAAAAAAGGAGACTCTATTCCTTATGTAACGTATACGCTTATAGATATTTTAATAGATGCAACGATGGGTATGGTGGATCTTGTGGATGACAAATTAGAAATTATCGAAGATACGATTTTTGCTGAGGAGTTTGATGAAGAGGAGACCCAAAAGAGTCTCTACTTTGCTAGGCGCTCACTCAATAGAATTTCAAAAGTGAGTGTGCAAGAAAATGATGTGATAAATAAACTCTATAATCACTACCCCTCAACAGTACGTAAAAAACTCAAATTTGAATTTATTGACCTCAAAGAGCACCTCTCGTTTTTGATTAATGAGTCAAAAGCATATTTAGAGCGTACAGGATATTTGCAAAATCTCATTATGGGATATATGTCTAATCGGATGAATCAGACGATGCAGCGTCTTACAGGTATTACTCTTATATTTTTACCTCTTAGTTTCATTGTAGGCAATTATGGTATGAATTTTAAGTATATGCCAGAGTTGGAGTGGAAGTATGGCTATTTTGCTGTGTGGATACTCAATATTATTATTGCTCTAGGTCTCTATCTTTGGTTGAGGAAAAAGCGATGGATCTAG
- a CDS encoding DegT/DnrJ/EryC1/StrS family aminotransferase encodes MQLYVSNIQILYMAILHALGRKEVRLNPISPTFFANVAKMLGIDIIYTDGKLDFSSDADIVHNFYESFTPQALVVFQNHGENIGSAKVFVKKNGPCVVAEFFDEELYVKCKLFLEGGIKRGRLWNYDVIALGIKEHAQPCKIEELEGKIQKSNETLAYLHKSFAGNPYFDMVPMGSKTLKEEFPILLKPSLYCPKEDIYQELQERGVEVKVRFKPLYRLTLFKSEPLAVSEEIYKALLTLPLRTNIAKPLMEVLEKYRYRGCSF; translated from the coding sequence ATGCAATTGTATGTTTCCAATATTCAGATTTTATATATGGCTATTTTACACGCTTTGGGGCGTAAAGAGGTGCGTCTCAATCCTATTTCTCCTACTTTTTTTGCAAATGTAGCAAAAATGTTGGGAATAGATATTATCTATACTGATGGAAAACTCGATTTTAGTAGTGATGCAGATATCGTACATAATTTCTATGAGAGTTTTACGCCGCAAGCTCTCGTTGTGTTTCAAAACCATGGAGAAAATATAGGGAGTGCGAAAGTTTTTGTGAAAAAAAATGGTCCTTGTGTTGTGGCAGAATTTTTTGACGAAGAGCTTTATGTAAAATGTAAGCTTTTTTTAGAAGGGGGCATTAAAAGAGGGAGACTATGGAATTATGATGTTATTGCTCTTGGTATCAAAGAGCATGCTCAGCCATGCAAGATAGAAGAGCTTGAAGGGAAGATCCAAAAGTCTAATGAAACGCTAGCGTACCTTCACAAAAGTTTTGCTGGTAATCCCTACTTTGATATGGTGCCAATGGGTAGTAAAACACTCAAAGAGGAGTTTCCTATTCTTCTCAAACCCTCTTTATATTGTCCCAAAGAGGATATTTATCAGGAGTTGCAAGAAAGAGGAGTAGAAGTAAAGGTGCGCTTTAAACCTCTCTATCGCCTTACTCTTTTCAAAAGCGAGCCACTTGCAGTAAGTGAAGAGATTTATAAAGCATTGCTTACTTTACCTTTGCGTACAAATATAGCAAAACCTTTAATGGAGGTACTGGAGAAATATCGTTATAGAGGGTGCAGTTTTTAG
- the topA gene encoding type I DNA topoisomerase, producing the protein MGKNLIIVESPAKARTIKNFLGKEYEVIASKGHIRDLPKSSFGIKIEEDKFIPQYRVDKDHSEITKKLKELAKKAQTVYIATDEDREGEAIGYHIAHAIGKNPEELPRIVFHEITKNAIKKALENPRTIDMNRVNAQQARRLLDRIVGYKLSPLLASKIQRGLSAGRVQSAALKLVVDREREIKAFQPQEYWSIEAVFNKTIPATIYEYLGKKLDKLDIKTKEQAQEIVQKAQNEEFVIAKIEKKKRITKSPAPFMTSTLQQAASSQLGFSPKKTMMIAQKLYEGVQTPHGVTGVITYMRTDSLNIAKEAQEAARELIAQKFGQEYLPKTPKVYASKAKGAQEAHEAIRPTMLDFTPQVAKEYLSADELKLYTLIYNRFLASQMEDAIFETQTLYFKSPSTTFKASGRRLLFDGFYKVLGNQDKDKILPELKENEKVELTKIEAQQHFTEPPSRYSEASLIKTLEQLGIGRPSTYAPTIALLQARDYVQLQKKQLVPTDTAFTVIEVLEKHFPEIVDSSFTAKMEEELDEIANAKKDWQKVLKEFYDPFISLIEKGKKEIKSQKIAEPIGRSCPECGAELVKRKGRYGEFIACSAFPKCKYTEQIETQKTQEQVSDEKCEKCGSPMVVKRGPRGEFLACSAYPECKNTKPLAKSEPKKLDVKCPECGGDILERFSKRGKFYGCSNYPKCTFISKFEPVDKKCSECGYMMAQRTYRNKDIYECIKCKHKEPRE; encoded by the coding sequence ATGGGTAAGAATCTAATAATCGTTGAATCTCCGGCAAAAGCGAGAACTATTAAAAATTTTCTTGGTAAAGAGTATGAGGTAATCGCTTCGAAAGGACATATTAGGGATCTTCCAAAAAGTAGTTTCGGAATAAAGATTGAAGAGGATAAGTTTATTCCCCAATACCGTGTAGATAAAGATCATAGCGAGATTACGAAAAAACTCAAAGAGCTTGCAAAAAAAGCGCAAACTGTCTACATAGCAACAGATGAAGATAGAGAGGGTGAAGCGATCGGATACCACATTGCGCACGCTATTGGGAAAAATCCTGAAGAGCTTCCCCGCATAGTCTTTCACGAGATAACAAAAAACGCCATTAAAAAAGCGCTTGAAAATCCTCGCACAATCGATATGAACCGCGTCAATGCCCAACAAGCAAGACGCCTTCTTGATAGAATCGTGGGATATAAGCTCAGCCCCCTTCTTGCTTCCAAAATTCAGCGAGGTCTTAGTGCCGGGAGGGTACAAAGTGCTGCACTCAAACTGGTAGTCGATCGCGAGCGAGAAATTAAAGCTTTTCAACCGCAAGAGTATTGGAGTATAGAGGCTGTTTTTAACAAGACAATACCAGCAACTATATATGAATATCTGGGGAAAAAACTAGATAAACTCGATATCAAAACAAAAGAGCAAGCCCAAGAAATTGTCCAAAAGGCTCAAAACGAAGAGTTTGTCATTGCAAAGATTGAGAAGAAAAAGCGCATAACAAAATCTCCAGCACCTTTTATGACATCAACACTCCAGCAAGCTGCCTCAAGCCAACTAGGATTTAGTCCAAAAAAGACGATGATGATCGCACAAAAACTCTATGAAGGCGTCCAAACTCCTCATGGAGTAACGGGAGTAATTACGTATATGCGTACCGATAGTCTCAATATCGCCAAAGAGGCGCAAGAGGCTGCACGCGAGCTTATCGCACAAAAGTTTGGCCAAGAGTATCTTCCAAAAACCCCTAAAGTCTATGCAAGCAAAGCAAAAGGTGCCCAAGAGGCTCATGAAGCAATACGTCCTACAATGCTTGATTTTACCCCACAAGTTGCAAAGGAGTACCTCAGTGCTGATGAGCTCAAACTCTATACACTCATCTATAACCGTTTCTTGGCTTCACAGATGGAAGATGCAATTTTTGAGACCCAAACCCTCTACTTCAAAAGCCCTAGCACCACATTTAAAGCCTCTGGCAGAAGACTGCTTTTCGATGGATTTTATAAGGTACTTGGCAACCAAGATAAAGATAAAATCCTTCCTGAACTCAAAGAGAATGAAAAAGTAGAACTCACAAAAATTGAGGCACAGCAACACTTCACCGAGCCTCCTAGCCGCTACTCTGAAGCTAGCCTCATTAAAACATTAGAGCAGCTAGGCATTGGCAGACCATCAACCTACGCACCAACAATAGCTCTCTTGCAAGCAAGAGACTATGTGCAGCTGCAAAAAAAGCAGCTCGTACCCACAGATACCGCATTTACCGTTATTGAGGTATTAGAAAAGCACTTTCCTGAAATTGTCGATAGCTCATTTACAGCCAAAATGGAAGAGGAGCTCGATGAGATAGCCAATGCAAAAAAAGATTGGCAAAAGGTACTCAAAGAGTTTTATGATCCTTTTATCAGTCTCATAGAAAAGGGCAAAAAAGAGATAAAAAGCCAAAAAATCGCAGAGCCTATTGGCAGAAGCTGCCCAGAGTGCGGCGCAGAGCTTGTCAAAAGAAAAGGCAGGTATGGTGAGTTTATTGCCTGTAGTGCCTTTCCAAAGTGCAAATATACTGAGCAGATTGAAACACAAAAAACCCAAGAGCAAGTAAGTGATGAAAAGTGTGAAAAATGCGGCAGCCCTATGGTTGTTAAGCGAGGGCCAAGGGGAGAGTTTCTTGCTTGTAGCGCTTATCCAGAGTGTAAAAACACAAAACCTCTTGCTAAAAGTGAGCCCAAAAAGCTCGATGTAAAGTGCCCTGAGTGCGGCGGAGATATCTTAGAGCGGTTTAGTAAAAGAGGAAAATTTTATGGATGCTCCAACTATCCAAAATGCACCTTTATTTCTAAATTTGAGCCTGTAGATAAAAAGTGTAGTGAGTGTGGCTACATGATGGCGCAAAGAACCTATAGAAATAAAGATATTTACGAATGCATTAAGTGTAAACACAAAGAGCCAAGAGAGTAG
- a CDS encoding biotin synthase produces MKVYLCAISNISSGVCAEDCKFCTQSTKYHADIPRYKYKPIETIVQEAKKAKAAKAIGFCLVTAGRGIDDKILDFVTKAAYAVKKEVPDISLIGCNGTATLEQLKELKHAGIDNYNHNLESAKSFYPQICSTHSWEERYQTCLNAKEAGLNLCTGGIFGLGESKAQQDELIEQIASLEPMSVPLNFFHPNPALPLEQKTVDPSTALALIRQTRKKLPKALIMVAGGRELVFGKRWPAILEAGANAIVIGDYLTTKGEKPDRDLLTLQNLGYEIATSCHE; encoded by the coding sequence ATGAAGGTCTATCTCTGCGCTATTAGCAATATCAGCAGCGGAGTATGCGCTGAAGATTGCAAGTTTTGCACCCAAAGTACCAAATATCACGCAGATATTCCACGTTATAAATATAAACCGATTGAGACAATTGTGCAAGAGGCAAAAAAAGCAAAAGCAGCTAAAGCAATTGGATTTTGTTTAGTAACAGCTGGGCGCGGAATTGATGATAAAATTCTCGATTTTGTCACCAAAGCAGCATATGCAGTAAAAAAAGAGGTCCCAGATATTTCACTTATTGGCTGCAATGGTACTGCAACGCTAGAACAGTTAAAAGAGCTCAAACATGCTGGAATCGATAACTACAACCACAATTTGGAAAGCGCAAAAAGCTTCTATCCGCAAATCTGCTCAACTCATTCATGGGAAGAGCGCTACCAAACATGTCTCAATGCAAAAGAAGCAGGACTAAATCTGTGCACTGGAGGGATTTTTGGTCTTGGAGAGAGTAAAGCACAGCAAGATGAGCTCATAGAGCAAATCGCCTCACTTGAGCCGATGAGTGTACCGCTTAATTTTTTTCATCCAAATCCAGCTTTACCTCTCGAACAAAAAACTGTAGATCCGAGCACCGCACTTGCTCTTATTCGTCAAACACGAAAAAAACTCCCCAAAGCATTGATTATGGTTGCAGGTGGTAGAGAGCTTGTTTTTGGCAAAAGATGGCCAGCAATTTTAGAAGCTGGGGCAAACGCCATTGTTATAGGAGACTATCTCACTACCAAAGGCGAAAAACCAGATAGAGATCTTCTAACACTTCAAAATCTTGGATATGAAATAGCAACAAGTTGCCATGAATGA
- a CDS encoding cation:proton antiporter, translated as MNEIAIITTISLIIFSSPFLAKFTKLPTSVIEIALGTLFGTWGFLHHVPLFELVAEFGFLYLMFLAGLEVDLKKILAIDKKTLKKGFLYIGALYLLSFLLVKNLGFENIFIAIFPLISVGLIAALRKEYGKNYTWLNLSIAIGSLGEVVSIAILTIISTGLEFGFGTEFYKKIFILSLFLLLVLGAFKLLQVLFWWYPEIKTTLMPKIDNEEQDIRLSMALFFLFISLMLYLHLEVAFGAFIAGIFIATFFEHKRSLPHKLSSFGFGFLVPIFFIYTGSSFKIASLLVSDISYSALLIAAIMICIRIIAAFVFYDIMKLKEQILFALSHSMPLTLLVAIATIALHTKFIDESEYMAFILASIIEVLFTMITIRLIIRFSGNISR; from the coding sequence ATGAATGAAATAGCGATTATTACCACTATCTCTTTAATAATCTTTTCATCGCCATTTTTGGCAAAATTTACTAAACTTCCCACATCTGTCATAGAGATCGCCCTCGGTACCCTCTTTGGTACTTGGGGATTTTTGCACCATGTACCTCTCTTTGAGCTGGTAGCAGAATTTGGATTTTTATATCTTATGTTTTTAGCAGGTCTTGAAGTTGATCTCAAAAAAATCCTTGCCATTGATAAAAAGACACTCAAAAAAGGCTTTTTATACATTGGAGCTTTATATCTCCTCTCATTCTTATTGGTAAAAAATCTTGGATTTGAAAATATATTTATCGCTATTTTTCCTCTCATATCCGTAGGATTGATAGCGGCTCTGCGCAAAGAGTATGGTAAAAACTATACTTGGCTCAATCTCTCAATTGCAATTGGAAGTCTTGGAGAAGTTGTCTCCATTGCAATTCTCACAATAATTAGCACAGGTCTTGAGTTTGGTTTTGGTACAGAGTTTTACAAAAAGATCTTTATTTTATCACTTTTTCTTCTTTTGGTGCTTGGAGCTTTTAAGCTTTTACAGGTTCTTTTTTGGTGGTATCCAGAAATCAAAACTACCCTTATGCCAAAGATTGATAATGAAGAGCAAGATATTCGTCTCTCAATGGCACTCTTTTTTCTCTTTATCTCTCTCATGCTCTACTTGCATCTTGAGGTAGCCTTTGGTGCTTTCATTGCCGGTATTTTTATTGCAACATTTTTTGAACACAAAAGAAGCCTGCCCCATAAGCTCTCCTCTTTTGGGTTTGGATTTTTAGTACCTATATTTTTCATCTATACAGGAAGCAGCTTTAAGATTGCATCGCTCCTTGTAAGTGATATATCTTATAGCGCCTTACTCATTGCTGCAATTATGATCTGTATACGCATTATCGCAGCATTTGTTTTTTATGATATTATGAAACTCAAAGAGCAAATTCTCTTTGCACTTTCTCACTCCATGCCTCTAACACTCCTTGTAGCAATTGCCACAATCGCTTTGCATACGAAATTTATTGATGAGAGTGAATATATGGCTTTTATCCTTGCAAGTATCATTGAAGTACTTTTTACAATGATAACAATACGATTGATAATACGTTTTAGTGGCAATATATCCAGATAG
- the recA gene encoding recombinase RecA, giving the protein MDPNKEKALELAIKQIDKAFGKGALVKLGEKEIEPIASISTGSLGLDMALGIGGVPKGRIIEIYGPESSGKTTLALQIIAEAQKQGGIAAFIDAEHALDVFYAKNLGVDVENLLVSQPDFGEQALDIVETIARSGAVDVIVIDSVAALTPKAEIEGEMGDAHVGLQARLMSQALRKLTGVLHKMNTTVIFINQIRMKIGAMGYGTPETTTGGNALKFYASVRIDVRRIATLKQGDSNIGNRVRAKVVKNKVAPPFRQAEFDIMFGEGISKEGELIDYGVKLDVIDKSGSWFSYKDIKLGQGRENAKAYLKEHPDVAAQIEDEIRQALGMNDSVMIVPENEMVED; this is encoded by the coding sequence ATGGATCCAAATAAAGAAAAAGCACTTGAACTTGCCATAAAGCAGATTGACAAAGCTTTTGGGAAAGGGGCTTTGGTCAAACTTGGCGAAAAAGAGATTGAACCAATTGCTTCTATTTCAACAGGTTCTCTTGGTTTGGATATGGCTCTTGGCATTGGTGGTGTGCCAAAAGGGCGAATTATTGAGATATATGGACCAGAGAGTTCAGGAAAAACCACACTAGCTCTCCAAATAATTGCTGAAGCGCAAAAGCAAGGAGGTATTGCTGCATTTATTGATGCTGAGCATGCACTCGATGTATTTTATGCAAAAAATTTGGGTGTAGATGTAGAAAATCTCCTCGTCTCCCAGCCAGATTTTGGTGAGCAGGCTCTTGATATTGTAGAGACCATCGCAAGGAGTGGGGCAGTTGATGTTATAGTAATAGACTCAGTCGCTGCTCTTACTCCAAAAGCAGAGATCGAAGGTGAAATGGGTGATGCACATGTTGGATTACAAGCAAGGCTTATGAGTCAAGCCCTGCGTAAACTCACAGGTGTGCTGCATAAGATGAATACTACAGTTATTTTTATCAACCAGATCCGTATGAAGATTGGGGCTATGGGATATGGCACACCAGAGACAACAACAGGAGGAAATGCACTTAAATTCTATGCATCTGTACGTATAGATGTACGACGCATTGCCACACTCAAGCAAGGCGATAGTAATATCGGAAACCGGGTACGTGCAAAAGTAGTGAAAAATAAAGTGGCTCCTCCATTTCGTCAAGCAGAATTTGATATTATGTTTGGTGAAGGAATTAGTAAAGAGGGTGAGCTTATCGATTATGGTGTGAAGCTGGATGTTATCGATAAAAGTGGTAGTTGGTTTAGTTATAAAGATATTAAGTTGGGGCAGGGTAGAGAGAATGCAAAAGCGTATCTCAAAGAGCATCCTGACGTTGCTGCCCAAATTGAAGATGAGATCCGCCAAGCTCTTGGTATGAATGATAGTGTAATGATAGTTCCTGAAAATGAAATGGTAGAAGATTAA
- a CDS encoding metallophosphoesterase family protein — translation MQIGVISDTHNHLANTEEIVTKLLQHDIAYLIHAGDIGQKVLDYLATLPIKTIAVYGNTDTGLHNSSSQVILQKPPYYFRIGDTNFKLMHQPYYLSPDSDIVIFGHLHTFSCEKKEALYLNPGEVCARKKPRIEGTLLEIPTKEVCYIYKDVDTNRWQEMRSCI, via the coding sequence ATGCAAATAGGTGTCATATCTGATACACACAACCATCTTGCCAATACAGAAGAGATAGTCACAAAACTTTTACAACACGATATAGCCTACCTCATCCATGCAGGAGACATTGGACAAAAGGTTTTAGACTATCTTGCTACCCTACCTATAAAAACCATTGCTGTGTATGGAAACACAGATACAGGACTGCACAATAGTTCTTCTCAAGTCATTTTGCAAAAGCCTCCCTACTACTTTCGTATTGGTGATACAAACTTCAAACTCATGCATCAGCCCTACTATCTCTCGCCCGATAGCGATATTGTTATTTTTGGTCATCTTCACACGTTTAGCTGTGAAAAAAAAGAGGCTCTCTACCTCAATCCTGGAGAGGTATGTGCAAGGAAAAAGCCCCGCATTGAAGGAACTTTATTAGAGATACCCACAAAAGAGGTTTGCTATATATACAAAGATGTAGATACAAACAGATGGCAAGAAATGAGGAGCTGTATATGA
- a CDS encoding AMIN domain-containing protein encodes MRIIFFHIATVTFLLARINPFYFPGEVPNLQHSSAHIKQSISSQADEENLSTSAHSISANASSVIKDNNTSSISSHTLQTSSHAAVSQSSQQNRPSLETPFTTLQLGFATIAFYKDKIRIRTQDRLKKEFLLDSPPKIVIDFAAKRKFQSKKQQLKTPLFKDIAIGAHKNFYRIAISLGGECRNRIKKETDTIWIYCH; translated from the coding sequence ATGAGAATAATTTTTTTTCACATTGCCACTGTAACTTTTTTATTGGCACGTATTAATCCTTTCTATTTTCCAGGAGAGGTGCCAAATTTACAACATAGCTCTGCCCACATAAAGCAGAGTATCTCCTCACAGGCAGATGAGGAGAATTTGTCTACTTCAGCGCACAGTATCAGCGCAAATGCATCATCTGTTATAAAAGATAATAATACCTCTTCGATTTCTTCACATACTTTACAGACCTCTTCGCATGCAGCTGTAAGTCAATCTTCACAACAAAATAGACCATCTTTAGAGACTCCTTTTACTACGTTACAACTCGGATTTGCTACTATTGCTTTTTATAAAGATAAAATAAGGATCCGTACGCAAGATAGATTAAAAAAAGAGTTTTTACTCGATTCTCCTCCAAAGATTGTTATCGATTTTGCAGCAAAGAGGAAATTTCAAAGCAAAAAGCAGCAACTAAAAACTCCACTTTTTAAAGATATTGCAATTGGTGCTCATAAAAACTTCTATCGTATAGCAATTAGTCTGGGTGGAGAGTGCCGTAATCGCATAAAAAAAGAAACTGACACTATCTGGATATATTGCCACTAA